The Chthonomonas sp. genome includes a window with the following:
- a CDS encoding type II secretion system protein has protein sequence MESSDRVSLVLNGSRMHNTGRGRIKNRIRGLTLVETMISTVLVLVGILLGTALYSASSLMNRQAAARSVAYAAARQQLEILRAQDQSNRLTVSDQAFPIPQRVLQNFPGGSKGVKMEGRYSVAPVSGSTTRQQVIVTISWRNASNTKAETAPISEVSLSAIVAMEPTT, from the coding sequence ATGGAATCTAGTGATCGGGTGAGCCTTGTGCTCAACGGGTCAAGAATGCACAACACCGGGCGAGGACGCATCAAGAATCGAATTCGGGGGCTAACGCTGGTCGAGACCATGATCAGCACGGTCCTCGTGCTGGTTGGCATCCTTCTCGGGACTGCCCTCTACAGCGCATCGAGTCTGATGAACCGCCAAGCGGCCGCTAGGAGCGTGGCATACGCCGCCGCTCGACAGCAACTGGAAATCCTCCGTGCCCAAGATCAAAGTAACCGTCTCACGGTCAGCGACCAGGCGTTCCCGATTCCGCAGCGCGTGTTGCAGAACTTCCCGGGCGGTAGCAAAGGCGTGAAGATGGAAGGCCGTTACTCGGTTGCACCCGTCAGCGGCTCAACAACACGGCAGCAAGTCATCGTCACGATCTCGTGGCGCAACGCCAGCAACACCAAAGCGGAGACTGCACCGATCTCCGAGGTCTCTCTTTCGGCCATCGTCGCCATGGAGCCCACGACATGA
- a CDS encoding GTP cyclohydrolase I FolE2 — protein MIDQSNNSSTLTNAVILPDVQKTPDQRNIPIDRVGVRNVKYPITVLDRAQEHQATVGTFTLTVDLPSHFKGTHMSRFLEVLSEHQGAVSVESIPSILTELRERLHASTAHLDVEFPFFMTKHAPVTGKQGMMQFDCAFRATGGAKTEFEIIVVVPVATLCPCSKEISKYGAHNQRGYVTVSLHTRALVWLEEVIEMVEGASSCALYPVLKRPDEKFVTEHAYENPRFVEDMVREVALVFDQDDRITSYQIEVENHESIHAHNAFAMLTRTK, from the coding sequence ATGATTGACCAGTCGAACAACTCTTCAACGCTGACCAACGCGGTGATCCTGCCGGACGTGCAGAAGACCCCCGACCAGCGAAACATCCCGATCGATCGCGTGGGGGTGCGCAACGTGAAGTACCCCATCACGGTGCTCGACCGTGCCCAAGAGCACCAAGCAACGGTGGGGACGTTCACTTTGACCGTCGATCTACCGAGCCATTTCAAGGGGACGCACATGAGCCGATTCCTTGAAGTGCTGAGCGAGCATCAAGGTGCCGTAAGCGTCGAGAGCATTCCCTCAATCCTCACCGAGCTGCGCGAGCGATTGCATGCGAGCACGGCTCACTTGGATGTTGAGTTTCCGTTCTTCATGACCAAGCATGCGCCCGTCACCGGTAAGCAGGGCATGATGCAGTTCGATTGTGCTTTCCGGGCGACCGGCGGGGCGAAGACCGAGTTCGAGATCATCGTCGTGGTCCCCGTCGCCACCTTGTGCCCCTGCAGCAAGGAGATCAGCAAGTATGGGGCCCACAACCAACGCGGCTACGTGACGGTGAGTTTGCATACCCGCGCGTTGGTTTGGCTCGAAGAGGTCATCGAGATGGTCGAAGGGGCCTCGTCCTGTGCGCTCTATCCGGTGCTGAAGCGGCCCGATGAGAAGTTCGTAACCGAGCATGCGTACGAGAATCCTCGATTTGTTGAGGACATGGTGCGCGAAGTCGCCCTGGTCTTTGACCAGGACGACCGCATCACTTCGTATCAGATCGAAGTCGAGAACCACGAGTCCATCCACGCGCATAACGCGTTTGCGATGCTGACTCGTACAAAGTAG
- a CDS encoding S8 family serine peptidase, whose product MSVRSVALFVAALGSAFATANPFEIRSIKKAEPLTRAESIVPGYVKVKLTPAQSRNLVQADGATSLVPDGTLTAKLGPLGWSIYQVPETLDIDQFVRQLRSRGVMAEPVYRVRTLLATPNDPDYDAVEDNPDMYLALDEESVVLFPRMWPLYDINAFEAWSIYPNAYFTTFNRPAHPPTIAVVDSGVDMDHPDFRNLSGTSTRRNLGGQMDWTRSRSFSNFQVEIGSNGADVNGHGTHVAGIALAAGNSGAYGSHGTIGTGYNCQGMSLRIISEEGSGTDVDAARAVMYAADRGADVINMSIGSTENSIALQEATTYAFQKGCVLVAAAGESNSPTNLGRFYPAANSAVLAVTASTAQQIPATSYSGTGSYIDMAAPGGDILQDVNLNYYLFFIWAPFPTYHVTLNDLASYYPPIQNNYTYLYGTSMASPHVAGAAGLYMGKNGLVRRGGWSNIQTMQALERGAIGSAGGNLPWSEVKGFGDLNMQATLLDQNARGATTGSVEGLVRFMGDPTVGVKVTARLPGQTTGGIVNNTVAGGAYRFAGLNPGSWVIIAESQFQSRTINVTVKAGCNTPGVDFWIGGNPFDTTPARVGRFELASSPTTTTLSVRHWAYDTETSIEKMTFRIGTTAGASNVRGDTVIYPDGDVVNFTGLSMTSGQTYWVRGTYRNGAGVDTTIDMPFVAGAAMRTVQGTVTLNSLSGAQYGIMGDVRVKSTTNSGLVARFPIVLQPDGTYKFTTNLSGTFNVSPKVEQWLRKRVANVNLTGATVNVPGITLPNGDCNGDNAVDLFDYFILSDSFEQVYGGPFYDARADLDRDDEVGFFDYLALSANYELEGDDTL is encoded by the coding sequence ATGTCCGTTCGATCTGTAGCTCTATTCGTCGCCGCTTTGGGTTCGGCCTTCGCGACCGCCAACCCATTCGAAATCCGCTCCATCAAGAAGGCCGAGCCCTTGACTCGAGCAGAATCGATCGTGCCGGGCTACGTGAAGGTCAAGCTGACGCCAGCCCAGAGTCGCAACTTAGTGCAAGCGGACGGCGCGACGAGCCTGGTCCCCGACGGAACCTTGACCGCCAAGCTCGGTCCGCTGGGTTGGTCCATCTACCAAGTTCCCGAGACCCTGGACATCGATCAGTTCGTCAGGCAACTTCGCTCGAGGGGCGTTATGGCCGAGCCGGTCTACCGAGTTCGCACGCTCCTGGCAACCCCCAACGATCCAGATTACGATGCCGTTGAGGACAACCCCGACATGTATCTGGCGCTCGACGAAGAGTCGGTAGTGCTCTTCCCGCGCATGTGGCCACTCTACGACATCAACGCCTTCGAGGCGTGGTCGATCTATCCGAACGCCTACTTCACCACGTTCAATCGACCGGCACATCCTCCGACCATTGCCGTGGTGGACAGCGGCGTGGATATGGATCATCCCGACTTCCGAAACTTGTCCGGAACGAGCACCCGGCGGAACCTCGGCGGCCAAATGGACTGGACTCGATCTCGCTCGTTCTCAAACTTCCAGGTTGAGATCGGTTCGAACGGCGCAGACGTCAACGGCCATGGGACGCACGTGGCGGGCATCGCGCTGGCCGCGGGCAATAGCGGCGCATATGGCTCGCACGGAACCATTGGTACCGGCTACAACTGCCAGGGAATGAGTCTGCGAATCATCAGCGAAGAGGGATCAGGCACGGACGTCGATGCGGCGCGAGCCGTCATGTATGCAGCCGACCGCGGGGCTGACGTCATCAACATGAGCATTGGCTCGACCGAGAACTCGATTGCTTTGCAGGAAGCGACAACTTACGCGTTCCAAAAAGGGTGCGTTCTTGTAGCTGCCGCGGGTGAGAGCAACTCCCCAACGAACCTGGGTCGCTTCTACCCAGCCGCCAACTCGGCGGTCCTTGCCGTCACCGCCAGTACGGCGCAACAGATCCCTGCGACTAGCTACTCGGGAACCGGCAGTTACATCGACATGGCCGCTCCCGGAGGCGACATTCTCCAGGATGTCAACCTCAACTACTATCTATTCTTCATCTGGGCGCCGTTCCCGACGTACCATGTGACGCTGAACGATCTGGCGAGCTACTACCCGCCGATCCAAAACAACTACACCTACCTGTACGGCACAAGTATGGCGTCGCCGCATGTGGCGGGCGCGGCTGGACTGTACATGGGCAAGAACGGGCTAGTTCGGCGCGGAGGCTGGAGCAATATCCAGACCATGCAGGCGCTAGAGCGCGGCGCGATCGGCTCGGCAGGTGGCAACCTGCCTTGGAGCGAAGTCAAGGGTTTCGGTGACCTCAATATGCAGGCGACGCTTCTGGACCAAAACGCCCGTGGCGCGACGACCGGATCGGTCGAAGGCCTGGTGAGGTTCATGGGCGACCCGACCGTCGGAGTGAAGGTCACCGCGCGGCTTCCAGGTCAGACCACCGGTGGCATCGTGAACAACACCGTCGCCGGCGGCGCGTACCGCTTCGCGGGCCTGAATCCCGGGAGTTGGGTGATCATCGCCGAATCGCAGTTCCAGAGCCGCACGATCAACGTGACGGTCAAGGCGGGCTGTAACACGCCTGGGGTGGACTTCTGGATCGGCGGCAATCCGTTCGACACCACTCCCGCCAGAGTCGGACGCTTTGAGTTGGCGAGCAGCCCAACCACCACGACCTTGTCCGTGCGGCACTGGGCGTACGACACGGAGACAAGCATCGAAAAGATGACCTTCCGAATAGGCACGACCGCCGGGGCTAGCAATGTGCGAGGCGATACCGTCATCTATCCCGATGGCGATGTGGTCAACTTCACCGGCCTGTCGATGACCTCTGGGCAGACCTACTGGGTCCGGGGAACGTATCGAAATGGCGCGGGTGTGGACACGACCATCGACATGCCATTCGTGGCGGGAGCGGCCATGCGCACCGTCCAGGGCACCGTGACGCTCAACAGTCTAAGCGGCGCGCAGTACGGGATCATGGGGGACGTCCGGGTGAAGTCCACGACCAATAGTGGTCTCGTCGCCCGATTCCCGATCGTGTTGCAGCCGGACGGGACCTACAAGTTCACGACCAACCTTTCCGGGACGTTCAACGTGAGCCCAAAGGTTGAGCAGTGGCTCCGCAAGCGGGTTGCGAACGTGAACCTCACGGGTGCGACGGTCAATGTGCCCGGGATCACGCTTCCGAACGGCGACTGCAATGGTGATAATGCCGTCGATCTCTTCGACTACTTCATCCTGTCCGACTCGTTTGAACAGGTTTACGGTGGGCCCTTCTACGACGCCCGCGCGGACCTCGACCGGGACGATGAGGTCGGATTCTTCGACTATTTGGCACTCTCAGCCAACTACGAACTGGAAGGGGACGACACGCTCTGA
- a CDS encoding quinone-dependent dihydroorotate dehydrogenase — protein MAPVSGTAYTKLLRPLLFRLDPERVHHIGMALIARGLIRARLVVDPRLSVRQLGVDFPNPVGLAAGFDKDGVAIDRWAGLGFGFAEIGTVTPIAQPGNPKPRLFRLPGDQAVINRFGFNNQGAQAMAARLERARPGIPIGINLGKNKETAAEDAAADYQAAFRQLHTYGDYFVVNVSSPNTPGLRALQDRASLEGIVAAMREVNAIRPILIKVSPDLSNAALDEVIEMAMTTKISGLIATNTTLDRSKLTRDPGELGGLSGAPLRTRSTEVLAALTQALDPSMTLIGVGGIFTAEDVITKLAAGAHLTQIYTGWVYGGPSLVPRILLDLLAHLDAQGMRQVSEFRA, from the coding sequence ATGGCACCCGTGTCCGGCACCGCCTACACCAAGCTGCTGCGCCCACTCCTGTTTCGGCTCGATCCCGAGCGGGTCCACCACATTGGCATGGCGCTGATCGCCCGCGGTTTGATCCGTGCGCGGCTGGTCGTCGATCCGCGTCTGAGCGTCCGTCAGCTGGGTGTCGACTTTCCAAATCCCGTTGGGCTCGCGGCGGGGTTTGACAAGGACGGAGTGGCAATTGATCGGTGGGCGGGCCTCGGGTTCGGGTTTGCAGAGATCGGAACGGTCACCCCCATAGCGCAACCCGGCAACCCGAAGCCCAGACTCTTTCGCTTGCCCGGTGACCAGGCGGTCATCAACCGGTTCGGATTCAACAATCAGGGGGCTCAGGCCATGGCCGCACGTTTGGAGCGGGCTCGTCCGGGGATCCCCATCGGGATCAACCTCGGGAAGAACAAGGAAACCGCCGCCGAAGATGCCGCCGCCGACTACCAAGCCGCGTTTCGGCAACTACACACCTATGGCGACTACTTCGTGGTGAACGTCTCCTCCCCAAATACTCCGGGTCTCCGCGCGCTCCAGGACCGAGCATCATTGGAGGGCATCGTCGCCGCCATGCGCGAAGTCAATGCGATTCGTCCGATCCTGATCAAGGTCTCGCCCGACTTGTCAAACGCCGCGCTCGACGAGGTGATCGAGATGGCGATGACGACTAAGATCAGCGGCTTGATCGCCACAAACACGACTCTGGATCGGAGCAAATTGACCCGGGATCCGGGCGAGCTTGGTGGCCTCTCGGGGGCCCCGCTCCGCACTCGGTCTACCGAAGTGTTGGCCGCGCTCACCCAGGCGCTGGACCCGAGCATGACGCTGATCGGGGTCGGCGGGATCTTCACCGCCGAGGACGTGATCACCAAGCTCGCTGCGGGCGCACATCTGACTCAGATCTACACCGGTTGGGTGTACGGGGGTCCCTCGCTTGTCCCGAGGATTCTGCTGGACTTGCTGGCGCACTTGGATGCGCAGGGGATGAGGCAAGTTTCCGAGTTTCGGGCATAA
- the ndk gene encoding nucleoside-diphosphate kinase, protein METTLVLIKPGGVQRNLIGEITRRVEARGLQVAAMKLIKAERATVEAHYAEHAERPFFKDVCDYLTSGPVVAMAVSGTNAVKAIRAMMGATNPLEATPGTVRGDFALTIDDNLTHSSSDPEAAARELGLWFPEGLIK, encoded by the coding sequence ATGGAAACAACTTTGGTTTTGATCAAGCCGGGCGGAGTGCAGCGCAACCTCATCGGCGAAATTACGCGACGCGTCGAGGCGCGCGGCCTCCAGGTCGCCGCGATGAAGCTCATCAAGGCAGAGCGCGCGACCGTCGAGGCACACTACGCCGAGCACGCCGAGCGCCCGTTCTTTAAGGACGTCTGCGACTACCTGACCAGTGGCCCCGTTGTCGCGATGGCAGTGAGCGGAACGAACGCAGTGAAAGCGATCCGCGCTATGATGGGTGCGACGAATCCGCTCGAAGCCACCCCGGGCACGGTGCGAGGCGACTTTGCGCTCACCATCGACGACAATCTCACCCACAGCAGTAGCGACCCCGAAGCAGCGGCCCGCGAGCTGGGACTGTGGTTCCCCGAAGGCCTGATCAAGTAA
- a CDS encoding PD40 domain-containing protein: MWKLLSLLVSMNATPPCCPEHAALGTLDDVAALAMQTSGAEYPAPKLDDREAHLSNLRQLTFGGQNAEAYWDKDGKQIVYQSRQPGYPDEQIFVMNADGSGKRLVSTGLGRCTCSYFTPDKRWIYFSSTHAKNKGAQAPLDMSKGYLWMVNPQFSIYRVRPDGTGLERVLDKNSYVAETTISPRGDYMTFTSDSEGDLEIYRSKLDGTGIKRLTNDPGYDGGPFVSWDGKKIVYRRDKIDAESELADYRALLKEHLVRPGKLEIWIMNADGSGKRQVTQLGCASFAPFLHPNGKQIIFSSNYGDPKGREFDLFMINVDGTGLTRITHTPEFDGFPMFTRDGKRLVFASNRNGKVRGETNIFAADWKN, from the coding sequence ATGTGGAAGCTGCTCTCGTTGCTTGTTTCGATGAACGCGACCCCGCCATGCTGCCCCGAGCACGCCGCCCTCGGCACGCTCGATGACGTCGCCGCGCTCGCCATGCAGACCAGCGGAGCCGAGTACCCTGCACCCAAGCTCGACGATCGCGAGGCTCATCTTTCCAACCTGCGACAGCTCACCTTCGGGGGCCAGAATGCCGAAGCGTACTGGGACAAGGACGGCAAGCAGATCGTCTACCAGTCTCGTCAGCCGGGCTACCCCGACGAACAGATCTTCGTCATGAACGCCGACGGTTCGGGTAAGCGGCTGGTCAGCACTGGACTCGGACGCTGTACCTGCAGCTACTTCACGCCCGACAAGCGCTGGATCTACTTCAGCAGCACCCACGCCAAGAACAAGGGGGCTCAGGCTCCATTGGACATGAGCAAGGGGTACCTCTGGATGGTTAACCCCCAATTCTCGATCTACCGAGTGCGTCCGGACGGTACCGGGCTGGAACGGGTCCTGGATAAGAACAGCTATGTGGCCGAGACCACGATCTCACCGCGCGGCGACTACATGACTTTTACCAGTGATTCCGAAGGCGACCTGGAGATCTACCGCTCGAAGCTCGATGGTACCGGCATCAAACGGCTTACCAACGACCCCGGATACGACGGCGGTCCATTCGTCAGCTGGGACGGCAAGAAAATCGTCTACCGCCGCGACAAGATCGACGCGGAGAGCGAACTGGCCGACTACCGCGCCCTGCTGAAGGAGCACTTAGTTCGACCCGGAAAGCTCGAAATCTGGATCATGAACGCCGACGGCAGCGGAAAGCGCCAGGTGACCCAGCTCGGGTGCGCCAGCTTTGCTCCATTTCTCCACCCCAACGGCAAGCAGATCATCTTCAGTTCCAACTACGGGGATCCCAAAGGACGGGAGTTTGATCTGTTTATGATCAATGTGGACGGCACGGGACTTACCCGGATCACGCACACACCCGAGTTCGATGGGTTCCCCATGTTCACGCGCGATGGCAAGCGGCTTGTTTTCGCGAGCAACCGGAACGGCAAGGTCCGCGGGGAGACGAACATCTTCGCCGCCGACTGGAAGAACTAG
- a CDS encoding helix-hairpin-helix domain-containing protein, which yields MLTALAGGYVLSSRQHVGNSMVVSADAPATVLAQSVVVQVAGAVRKPGLLRLKTGARVADAVEAAGGETRDADLGQLNLAEPLLDGSKITVPKFGQDLETPLVTTSSAPPAGIMSRPSTTHMSGSSSPSTPLAPGSISLNRATLADLDRLPGVGPSTAQKILEFRAQAGGFKSIEQLMDVKGIGPKKFEKMRPYLSL from the coding sequence ATGCTGACTGCCCTGGCGGGTGGTTACGTGTTGAGCTCCAGGCAACACGTCGGGAACAGTATGGTCGTCTCCGCGGATGCACCCGCCACAGTGCTCGCGCAGTCCGTCGTGGTGCAGGTTGCCGGGGCCGTCCGAAAGCCGGGCCTGCTGCGCCTGAAAACGGGTGCTCGGGTAGCAGACGCTGTCGAGGCTGCTGGCGGAGAAACGCGTGATGCTGATCTCGGCCAACTAAATTTGGCGGAACCGCTGCTCGACGGATCGAAAATTACCGTCCCGAAGTTTGGTCAAGACTTGGAGACACCCCTGGTCACCACGAGTTCCGCGCCTCCTGCCGGGATCATGAGCCGCCCGAGCACGACGCACATGAGCGGTAGTTCTTCTCCTTCGACACCGCTCGCGCCTGGCTCGATCAGCCTCAATCGAGCGACGCTTGCCGATCTCGACCGGTTGCCCGGGGTTGGACCGTCGACCGCGCAGAAAATCTTGGAGTTCCGCGCTCAGGCGGGAGGCTTCAAGTCGATCGAGCAGTTGATGGATGTCAAAGGGATCGGCCCCAAGAAGTTTGAGAAAATGCGCCCATACTTGAGCCTGTGA
- a CDS encoding class I SAM-dependent methyltransferase, with product MNWSEYYRRSLDRPVHPNYALLEPHLDGLGDAIELGCGVGNGVLWLLERGLHVIAVDNDNEALQIVEGRLPDGADCHLVGSMLENLALPDVDVVVAQFSLFFMHPKDFPATWDRIVASIRPGGLFMGQFLGPDDDWAEREYVTHTAQQVSELLQNFSILHREEVNRDGLTLLDEPKHWHVHHVIARKSK from the coding sequence GTGAACTGGAGCGAGTACTACCGTCGTTCTCTTGACCGGCCCGTCCACCCCAACTACGCACTCCTTGAGCCGCACTTAGATGGCCTAGGGGATGCGATCGAGCTGGGATGTGGCGTGGGGAACGGCGTGTTGTGGCTTCTTGAACGAGGATTGCACGTCATCGCCGTCGATAACGACAACGAGGCGCTGCAGATCGTCGAAGGACGCCTCCCGGACGGGGCAGATTGCCACTTGGTCGGTTCTATGCTTGAGAACCTGGCCCTTCCGGACGTGGATGTAGTCGTAGCCCAGTTCAGCTTGTTCTTCATGCATCCGAAAGACTTCCCTGCTACTTGGGATCGGATCGTCGCAAGCATCCGCCCCGGCGGCTTGTTCATGGGTCAGTTCTTGGGGCCTGACGACGATTGGGCCGAACGCGAATACGTCACGCACACCGCTCAGCAAGTGTCCGAATTGCTGCAAAACTTCTCGATCCTCCACCGCGAAGAAGTCAATCGCGACGGGCTGACGCTGCTAGATGAGCCCAAGCATTGGCACGTGCATCACGTCATCGCCCGCAAGTCGAAGTGA
- a CDS encoding menaquinone biosynthesis protein, translating into MQRFRLGSVPYVNAVPLVWAAARATDEFEVLYAPPSELPVLLEADRVDAILVSSVDALRVPGRRMAAGVCIGSRGAVRSVRLFSQVPFDKLRTLCLDQSSMTSNRLAQVVLGQVVGVRPVTRTAPPDLNVMLRDSDACVLIGDRGLEAEGKGLHVMDLGEAWLELSGLPFVWAGWIGGERLTAELSGRLRSDAESSLTQHREELVADAMRRSGWSADTVRSYLFESMSFLLGEEMEPSLRAFQSALRASGFDDCSHFPEWVGVTSTCGR; encoded by the coding sequence GTGCAACGATTTCGGCTTGGATCGGTCCCGTATGTCAATGCTGTCCCGCTTGTTTGGGCGGCGGCACGCGCGACTGACGAATTCGAAGTTCTCTACGCACCGCCGTCCGAACTGCCCGTGCTTCTCGAAGCCGATCGGGTGGACGCCATCCTCGTCAGCAGCGTAGACGCACTGAGAGTCCCCGGCCGGCGTATGGCAGCCGGAGTCTGCATCGGATCGCGTGGCGCGGTGCGCAGTGTGCGCCTCTTTAGCCAAGTCCCATTTGACAAGCTTCGTACGCTGTGCCTTGATCAAAGCTCGATGACGTCCAATCGTCTCGCGCAGGTCGTGCTCGGCCAGGTGGTGGGTGTCCGACCCGTGACCCGAACCGCCCCGCCCGATCTCAACGTGATGCTGCGCGACTCCGATGCGTGCGTTCTTATCGGCGACCGCGGGTTGGAGGCCGAAGGTAAGGGCCTGCATGTAATGGACTTGGGTGAAGCGTGGCTTGAGCTTTCGGGGCTTCCGTTCGTGTGGGCGGGCTGGATTGGCGGCGAACGGTTGACCGCCGAGCTTTCGGGCAGACTGCGATCAGACGCCGAAAGCAGTTTGACTCAGCATCGCGAGGAGCTTGTCGCGGATGCCATGCGGCGGTCTGGTTGGTCTGCTGACACCGTACGGAGCTACCTGTTCGAGAGTATGAGCTTCCTTCTGGGCGAGGAAATGGAGCCAAGTTTGCGCGCGTTCCAGTCCGCTCTTCGGGCCTCAGGGTTCGATGACTGCTCGCATTTCCCCGAATGGGTCGGCGTCACTTCGACTTGCGGGCGATGA
- a CDS encoding class I SAM-dependent methyltransferase has product MRSVEDRYWWFVARRRLAIELLRDELSQLSGRKLLDFGCGTGAALAELQAESFAVGVDFSSIALELAAERGLTRLVQGDGEHVPLRADQFEGMIALDIFEHIQGVEAAFAEAYRILAPGGVLVLSVPAYRWLWGPHDVALMHKRRYTRSLLRRQLGAAGFEVSLVSYSVFWLFPVVVFLRLIDKFRRRPAAVSLPQVGDALNGALIKLMAWETPLIRRWGLPWGSSVIAVARKSSSGNT; this is encoded by the coding sequence ATGCGCTCCGTCGAGGATCGCTACTGGTGGTTCGTTGCCCGGCGTCGGCTCGCCATTGAGCTCCTTAGAGACGAACTTAGCCAACTTTCTGGTCGCAAACTACTCGATTTTGGGTGTGGGACCGGGGCGGCGCTTGCCGAACTCCAGGCCGAGTCCTTCGCGGTGGGTGTTGACTTCAGTTCCATCGCTTTAGAACTCGCTGCGGAGCGCGGCCTCACGCGCCTGGTACAAGGCGACGGCGAACATGTCCCTCTGCGTGCGGACCAGTTTGAAGGGATGATTGCCCTCGACATCTTCGAACACATTCAGGGAGTCGAGGCTGCATTTGCCGAGGCGTACCGCATCCTTGCTCCGGGCGGCGTGCTCGTGCTCAGTGTGCCCGCCTACCGGTGGCTGTGGGGACCACACGATGTCGCACTCATGCACAAGCGACGCTACACCCGCAGCCTCTTGCGTCGCCAACTGGGCGCGGCCGGATTCGAGGTGAGCTTGGTGAGCTACTCAGTCTTCTGGCTCTTTCCGGTTGTCGTGTTCTTGAGGCTAATCGACAAGTTCCGACGTCGGCCGGCGGCAGTTTCACTTCCGCAAGTGGGCGATGCGCTGAACGGCGCGCTCATCAAGCTCATGGCTTGGGAGACTCCGCTGATCCGACGCTGGGGGCTACCGTGGGGCTCGAGTGTGATCGCGGTGGCCCGAAAGAGTTCGTCGGGAAACACGTAG
- a CDS encoding glycosyltransferase family 2 protein translates to MSEPSLAVIVPAYNESVRLPKTLARLHEYLSDQTYPWSVVVISDGSTDDTPRIVNDFGIKHPQFTLIDSQPNRGKGFVIRRAMLEVDADLLLFSDADLAAPIEEIEKLLPKIREGYEIAIGSRPLRESRLEIRQPKYREYAGRAFNQVVQMLAIRGIQDTQCGFKVFTKPVARDVFARCTLDGFSYDFEALMIARDLGYKIAEVPIRWAHQEGSKVRFLRDGSRMLLDLVRLRLKGRKGRLEGRAS, encoded by the coding sequence TTGAGCGAGCCTTCCCTCGCCGTGATTGTCCCGGCTTATAACGAATCGGTGCGTTTGCCCAAAACCCTGGCGCGACTGCATGAGTACTTGTCGGACCAGACGTACCCGTGGTCGGTGGTTGTCATCAGCGACGGGAGCACGGACGATACGCCGCGAATCGTTAATGATTTTGGTATCAAGCATCCCCAATTCACACTAATTGACTCTCAGCCAAACCGAGGGAAGGGGTTTGTCATTCGACGCGCAATGCTCGAAGTAGACGCCGATCTGCTGCTGTTCTCGGATGCGGACCTCGCCGCGCCGATCGAGGAGATCGAGAAGCTGCTCCCCAAGATCCGCGAAGGGTACGAGATCGCTATTGGCAGTCGGCCCCTGCGCGAAAGCCGTCTGGAGATCCGCCAGCCCAAGTACCGCGAATACGCCGGTCGGGCATTCAACCAGGTCGTGCAGATGCTCGCCATCCGCGGGATTCAGGACACCCAGTGTGGGTTCAAAGTCTTCACCAAACCGGTCGCACGAGATGTCTTTGCCAGGTGCACCTTGGACGGGTTCAGCTACGATTTCGAGGCGCTGATGATCGCCCGCGATTTGGGCTACAAGATTGCCGAGGTGCCCATCCGCTGGGCCCACCAAGAAGGCTCAAAAGTCCGTTTTTTGCGCGATGGCAGCCGCATGCTGCTCGACCTGGTCCGGCTTCGACTGAAGGGCCGAAAGGGTCGTCTCGAGGGCCGTGCAAGCTGA
- a CDS encoding phosphodiester glycosidase family protein has translation MDQEQKMAITTRSGSVLAAMTVAAVAVSSAPISYHGMKRGHLFFHVVQADLSSGYATATTVAPRGLHSFSDLVRTRKPEVAITGTFFNTANGQPVGDVLSEGDLLARGARGSVIAIDWNNRPAIFDTTFSKPMDWSRFKSGLRGTVRIVRDGVVASNPRAQQFRDPRIWGRARRAAAGITSSGKLLLVATSQSVTLNELGWAMVKAGAVDAVNLDGGSSTALQYRGKMLVQPQRKLSNLLIVNSVPGMTPNEHMQVE, from the coding sequence TTGGACCAGGAGCAGAAAATGGCGATCACCACGCGAAGCGGAAGTGTCCTTGCGGCAATGACTGTTGCAGCCGTTGCAGTGTCCAGCGCTCCCATCTCGTACCACGGGATGAAACGCGGTCACCTCTTTTTTCATGTGGTCCAGGCAGACCTGAGTTCGGGCTATGCCACGGCTACAACTGTGGCCCCTCGCGGGCTGCACTCATTCAGCGACCTCGTCCGCACCCGAAAGCCAGAAGTCGCCATCACCGGGACATTTTTCAACACTGCGAACGGTCAGCCCGTCGGTGATGTCCTCTCCGAAGGGGATCTACTCGCCCGCGGAGCCCGCGGGTCGGTCATCGCGATCGACTGGAACAATCGCCCGGCGATCTTCGACACGACGTTCAGCAAACCAATGGACTGGTCGCGATTCAAGAGCGGTTTGCGAGGCACCGTTCGAATCGTCCGTGATGGTGTCGTGGCCTCGAATCCCCGCGCTCAACAGTTCCGTGACCCGCGCATTTGGGGCCGCGCCCGTCGCGCCGCCGCCGGCATCACAAGCAGCGGAAAGCTGCTGCTCGTCGCCACCAGCCAATCCGTCACTCTGAACGAGCTCGGTTGGGCGATGGTCAAAGCAGGGGCTGTGGATGCGGTGAACTTGGACGGTGGGTCCTCGACCGCGCTCCAGTACCGGGGCAAGATGTTGGTGCAGCCGCAGCGCAAGCTGTCGAACCTGCTGATCGTCAATTCGGTGCCGGGCATGACTCCCAACGAACACATGCAGGTCGAGTAG